One Candidatus Nitrososphaera evergladensis SR1 genomic window carries:
- a CDS encoding tyrosine-type recombinase/integrase: MSNKRTFPEYEDATAWKNFVNTIKSKETAAHYKLNLVRFLTFAKVNCSLDEFVNLDRKRLEKLIVDFIMHRQDEEKVRAQTVAVELSCIKHFFVYNDRPDINWKIIRGYLHEAIKAVKDKAYTTEEIQKMLTYADLRTKCVILLMASSGMRVGAITNLRMKDLHEIPQYGIYAITPYANTRDEYVTYCSPECKAAIDAYLHFRKLRGENINPNSPLIRERFDFNNPAKTHDARPIHRDTLAHLTNACAISAGLRVKTDKQNRDRKDNMLNHAFRKFFFKACGRAQINPIVRELLMGHKVGNQQTGVTRLMMVYDATEENELLREYLRVIEHVTITDENRAKMQLKEKEERTKQLEVEFQQFKTAMSQLHEQGLITL; this comes from the coding sequence ATGTCTAACAAAAGGACGTTTCCTGAATATGAGGATGCTACTGCCTGGAAGAATTTTGTCAACACAATCAAGTCTAAAGAAACGGCGGCACACTACAAGTTAAACCTTGTCCGATTCCTGACCTTTGCCAAGGTAAACTGCAGCTTGGATGAGTTTGTTAATCTAGACAGAAAGAGGCTGGAAAAGCTTATTGTTGACTTTATAATGCACCGCCAAGACGAAGAGAAGGTAAGGGCACAAACTGTGGCAGTTGAGCTATCTTGCATCAAACACTTCTTTGTCTATAATGACAGGCCTGACATCAACTGGAAGATCATTCGAGGCTACCTGCATGAAGCCATCAAGGCAGTCAAAGACAAGGCATACACTACTGAGGAAATCCAAAAGATGCTGACTTATGCAGATTTGAGGACAAAGTGTGTCATCCTGCTGATGGCTTCTTCAGGAATGCGTGTGGGTGCAATTACTAACCTGAGAATGAAAGACTTGCATGAAATTCCACAATACGGGATCTATGCCATTACACCTTATGCTAATACTAGAGATGAGTATGTTACCTACTGCAGTCCAGAATGCAAGGCGGCCATAGATGCATACCTTCACTTTCGCAAACTGCGCGGCGAAAACATTAATCCTAACAGTCCGCTAATTCGTGAAAGGTTCGACTTTAACAATCCTGCCAAGACTCATGACGCAAGACCAATCCATAGAGATACACTGGCGCATTTGACAAATGCATGTGCTATCAGCGCAGGCTTGAGGGTAAAGACTGACAAACAAAACAGAGACCGTAAGGACAACATGCTGAATCATGCCTTTCGAAAATTCTTCTTTAAGGCATGTGGCCGTGCCCAGATAAACCCTATCGTCCGTGAATTATTGATGGGTCATAAAGTCGGTAACCAGCAAACTGGCGTGACTAGGCTAATGATGGTCTATGATGCTACAGAAGAAAACGAACTGCTTAGAGAATACCTTAGGGTGATTGAACATGTTACCATCACAGATGAAAATAGGGCCAAGATGCAACTTAAGGAAAAAGAAGAGAGGACGAAGCAACTAGAAGTAGAATTCCAGCAGTTCAAGACAGCGATGTCGCAGCTACACGAACAAGGGTTGATAACCTTGTGA
- a CDS encoding arginine--tRNA ligase has protein sequence MTFSRFKLQTHHAVFESMAKAGYNPVPFDVSEPPRKEFGDLTCNVAFLLSKQLRMAPPKIAQELIEKGIKPYLAEKKQQGQFSFIESVEPHPAGYVNFRFNYAVVAKDTLGYALESPDRYGYVDYGALERVVIEHTSVNPNKALHVGHMRNVILGDTLYRIMKAANNKVTVLNYVDDSGLQVADIVIGFLYAGFPREPPDGRKFDQYSGDEVYVKVNQMYEKDPTLAEKRKLVLREIEEGKSEIARFAAEITKRVLDEQLKTCWRMKVHYDILNFESQIVHSQMWSKAFELLKKEGLVRFEEEGKNKGCWVIEAEGEEDKVVVRSDGTATYIAKDIPYAAWKLGLVPDPFNYEKYAEQWDGATLYATTLDKGTASSFEGGDRVITIIDSRQARLQRIISQVLGKIGTDAERKHHHDYQHLGYEAVTLSANTARALGIDIGDRQFMHMSGRKGIYVGADFVLDHLRGKAIGEVKTRNPEFSDEQAGQIAEEIAVSAIRYNMIKQDLDKIITFDINESMSLEGDTGPYLQYAFARSQRILEKSGTAATETTTAAIDYALLKGEAEIELIKEISKMDLVVEDAAKSLSPKTLARYAYNLATTFNIFYEKVPVLRAQDAGTLAARLALVRALGIALKNALSMLGITALNKM, from the coding sequence ATGACGTTTAGCAGATTCAAGCTCCAGACGCATCATGCAGTGTTTGAAAGCATGGCAAAGGCAGGATACAATCCAGTTCCATTTGACGTATCAGAGCCCCCAAGAAAAGAGTTTGGCGACCTGACCTGCAACGTCGCGTTTCTGCTCAGCAAGCAGCTGAGGATGGCCCCGCCAAAGATAGCGCAGGAGCTCATCGAAAAGGGCATCAAGCCGTACCTTGCAGAAAAAAAGCAGCAAGGCCAGTTTTCGTTCATCGAGTCTGTAGAGCCGCATCCCGCCGGCTACGTCAACTTTCGCTTCAATTACGCGGTGGTGGCAAAGGACACGCTTGGCTACGCGCTGGAAAGCCCGGACAGGTACGGCTACGTCGACTATGGGGCGCTGGAGCGCGTCGTCATAGAGCATACGAGCGTCAACCCGAACAAGGCGCTGCACGTCGGCCACATGCGCAACGTGATACTTGGCGACACGCTATACCGCATAATGAAGGCGGCAAACAACAAGGTGACGGTGCTAAATTATGTCGACGACTCGGGCCTGCAGGTAGCCGACATCGTCATCGGATTCCTGTACGCAGGCTTTCCCCGCGAGCCGCCGGACGGCCGCAAGTTCGACCAGTACTCTGGCGACGAGGTGTACGTCAAGGTAAACCAGATGTACGAGAAAGACCCGACGCTTGCAGAAAAGCGCAAGCTGGTACTGCGCGAAATAGAAGAAGGCAAGTCAGAGATTGCAAGGTTTGCCGCCGAGATAACAAAGAGGGTGCTTGACGAGCAGCTAAAGACGTGCTGGCGCATGAAGGTGCACTATGACATCTTGAACTTTGAGTCGCAGATAGTGCACTCGCAGATGTGGAGCAAGGCCTTTGAGCTCTTGAAAAAGGAGGGTTTGGTAAGATTCGAAGAAGAAGGCAAGAACAAGGGCTGCTGGGTTATCGAGGCAGAAGGCGAGGAGGACAAGGTGGTAGTCAGAAGCGACGGCACTGCGACCTACATCGCAAAGGACATCCCGTACGCGGCGTGGAAGCTGGGGCTCGTGCCGGACCCGTTCAACTATGAAAAATATGCAGAGCAGTGGGACGGCGCGACCCTGTACGCGACCACGCTTGACAAAGGCACGGCAAGCAGTTTTGAAGGAGGCGACAGGGTGATAACAATAATCGATTCGCGGCAGGCGCGCCTCCAGCGCATCATATCGCAGGTGCTCGGGAAAATAGGAACCGATGCAGAGCGCAAGCACCATCATGACTACCAGCACCTAGGCTACGAGGCTGTGACTCTGAGCGCCAACACCGCCAGGGCGCTTGGCATCGACATCGGCGACAGGCAGTTCATGCACATGTCTGGAAGAAAGGGCATCTACGTCGGCGCGGATTTCGTGCTTGACCACCTGCGCGGCAAGGCAATAGGAGAAGTCAAGACGCGCAACCCCGAGTTTTCAGACGAGCAGGCCGGCCAGATCGCGGAGGAGATCGCGGTTTCCGCCATACGCTACAACATGATAAAACAGGACCTTGACAAGATAATCACGTTTGACATCAACGAGTCGATGAGCCTGGAAGGCGACACCGGCCCGTACCTGCAGTACGCTTTTGCGCGCTCGCAGCGCATACTGGAAAAGTCCGGCACAGCCGCTACAGAAACAACAACAGCAGCAATCGATTATGCACTGCTAAAAGGAGAGGCGGAGATAGAGCTGATAAAAGAAATTTCAAAGATGGACCTTGTAGTTGAAGACGCCGCCAAGTCATTGAGTCCAAAGACGCTTGCCCGCTATGCGTACAACCTTGCCACAACCTTCAACATATTTTACGAAAAGGTGCCGGTGCTAAGGGCGCAGGACGCAGGGACGCTTGCTGCCCGGCTTGCCCTTGTCAGGGCGCTTGGCATCGCGCTGAAAAACGCGCTGTCGATGCTTGGCATAACGGCGCTCAATAAGATGTAA
- a CDS encoding phosphoglycolate phosphatase gives MADNNIKVFAVDIDGTLTENGGGAVHMPALSKLRYLDKLGYPVIYVTGRSSIEAYVLAVFGGTTRVAVGENGGAITVAPQEHKLLASRERCMAGYELLKKSLDGVQEKPVFPRMTEVVMLRTFDIKEGQKILDEHGLQLYLNDSKYAFHINEKGVDKALGLREALKILKAEPEETVAIGDSETDIPMYDICGCSIALAHAEDNVKEKAKHVVAGREGTGLIDAIDYVAQNYLGVKAQQ, from the coding sequence TTGGCCGACAACAACATCAAGGTCTTTGCAGTCGACATCGACGGCACCCTGACGGAGAACGGGGGCGGGGCAGTGCACATGCCTGCGTTGTCGAAACTGCGCTACCTTGACAAGCTTGGCTACCCTGTAATCTATGTCACAGGCAGGTCGTCGATAGAGGCGTACGTGCTTGCAGTGTTCGGCGGGACGACAAGGGTCGCGGTGGGAGAAAACGGAGGCGCAATAACCGTGGCGCCGCAAGAGCACAAGCTGCTGGCAAGCCGGGAAAGGTGCATGGCAGGATACGAACTGTTGAAAAAAAGCCTCGACGGCGTGCAGGAAAAGCCTGTCTTTCCGCGCATGACAGAGGTCGTGATGCTGCGCACGTTTGACATCAAGGAAGGGCAGAAAATCCTAGACGAGCACGGCCTGCAACTTTACTTAAACGACAGCAAGTACGCGTTTCACATCAACGAAAAAGGAGTCGACAAGGCGCTCGGGTTAAGAGAGGCGCTGAAAATATTAAAAGCCGAGCCGGAAGAAACAGTCGCGATAGGCGACAGCGAGACGGACATACCAATGTACGACATTTGCGGCTGCAGCATCGCGCTTGCGCACGCAGAGGACAATGTAAAAGAAAAAGCAAAGCACGTTGTCGCAGGAAGGGAAGGGACGGGCCTGATAGACGCAATCGACTATGTCGCGCAGAACTACTTGGGGGTAAAGGCGCAGCAATGA
- a CDS encoding universal stress protein, which yields MSASPVRTILVPIDGSENAYRAASFAVDLARRYGAELVVVYALDINQSLVPLGVYGAAYPQNVDKILEAASKEADPWFDRIKKETDAANVKMTGKVIEAPLSLVGEIVNYAEKINAGLIVMGSRGRTGFKKLLMGSVASGVVTYAPCPVLVVK from the coding sequence ATGTCGGCAAGTCCGGTGCGAACAATTCTGGTCCCAATTGACGGCTCTGAAAACGCCTACCGCGCTGCGTCGTTTGCTGTCGACCTGGCGCGCAGGTACGGCGCGGAGCTGGTTGTAGTCTATGCGCTTGACATAAACCAGAGCCTTGTGCCGCTTGGCGTTTACGGGGCTGCATACCCACAAAACGTCGACAAGATACTTGAGGCGGCAAGCAAGGAAGCCGACCCTTGGTTTGACCGCATCAAAAAAGAAACAGACGCCGCAAACGTCAAGATGACCGGCAAGGTCATAGAAGCTCCCCTGTCGCTTGTAGGCGAGATCGTAAACTATGCGGAAAAGATCAACGCCGGCCTTATAGTGATGGGAAGCAGGGGCCGCACGGGATTTAAAAAGCTCTTGATGGGAAGCGTGGCTTCAGGCGTAGTCACGTACGCTCCCTGCCCGGTGCTTGTCGTGAAATAA
- a CDS encoding ABC transporter ATP-binding protein produces the protein MAKLEARNIGKHFNSVQGGGQSQQQVSAIDNVNLSIEDGQFVCLVGPSGCGKTTFLNILAGLDRPSEGEVVLDGKPVTETGPERVMVFQENALFPWLRVIDNVEFGLMVKGVEKAKRNGIAMQYLEMMQLTKFADAYTYQLSGGMKQRVAIARALAIDPEVLLMDEPFAALDSQTRDLLLVELQLIWARTKKTIVFITHNITESVCLGDKVAVFTKRPGTIKKEVAVDYRRPRLPEDDGLREYQRKVLDELKGEIAAKEL, from the coding sequence ATGGCAAAACTTGAAGCGCGCAACATCGGCAAGCACTTTAACTCGGTGCAGGGCGGCGGCCAGTCCCAGCAGCAAGTGTCTGCAATAGACAACGTCAACCTGTCCATAGAGGACGGCCAGTTCGTCTGCCTGGTAGGCCCGTCAGGCTGCGGCAAGACGACTTTTTTGAACATACTTGCGGGGCTTGACAGGCCAAGCGAGGGAGAGGTGGTGCTTGACGGCAAGCCGGTGACAGAGACGGGCCCAGAGAGGGTAATGGTGTTCCAGGAAAACGCGCTGTTTCCGTGGCTTAGGGTCATCGACAACGTCGAGTTTGGCCTCATGGTAAAGGGAGTCGAAAAGGCCAAGCGCAACGGGATAGCGATGCAGTACCTTGAAATGATGCAGCTCACGAAATTTGCAGACGCCTACACGTACCAGCTGTCCGGCGGCATGAAGCAGCGCGTGGCAATAGCGCGGGCCCTTGCCATCGACCCGGAGGTGCTCCTGATGGATGAGCCCTTTGCGGCACTTGACAGCCAGACGCGCGACCTGCTGCTTGTAGAACTGCAGCTTATCTGGGCGCGAACTAAAAAGACCATCGTGTTTATCACGCACAACATCACCGAGTCGGTGTGCCTTGGCGACAAGGTGGCCGTGTTTACGAAAAGGCCGGGCACGATAAAGAAAGAAGTGGCAGTAGACTACCGCAGGCCGCGCCTGCCAGAGGACGACGGGCTGCGCGAGTACCAGCGCAAGGTCCTTGATGAATTGAAAGGCGAGATAGCGGCCAAGGAACTCTAG
- a CDS encoding MEDS domain-containing protein, translating to MLRPIDLETSEHVMLLYDSDQVRDEVAAHYINEGIDEGQLVIYASVDAEDLAHLARLASRITEYQENISQGNLLIVSLKQCYQNALAGDLSPFGDIKKLVERASKERLDAGKGDGRAIIVADCADTLSKNEKFEECGIVENWWRNTCREWLKNNLQVTVICPHLHPMLDDSERELIGGYHSMTVKVP from the coding sequence ATGCTGCGCCCAATCGATTTAGAGACTAGCGAGCACGTCATGTTGCTCTATGATAGCGACCAGGTGCGGGACGAGGTCGCAGCGCACTATATCAACGAGGGAATAGATGAAGGTCAGCTGGTCATATACGCCTCTGTCGATGCAGAAGATTTAGCGCACTTGGCCAGGCTGGCATCAAGAATTACAGAGTATCAGGAAAACATAAGCCAGGGCAACCTGTTGATAGTTAGCTTGAAGCAGTGCTACCAAAATGCGCTGGCCGGCGACTTGAGCCCGTTTGGCGACATCAAGAAACTAGTAGAGCGAGCGTCAAAAGAAAGGCTTGACGCCGGAAAGGGCGACGGAAGGGCGATAATAGTGGCAGACTGCGCGGACACGCTGTCCAAGAACGAAAAGTTTGAAGAATGCGGCATCGTGGAGAACTGGTGGCGCAACACCTGCCGCGAATGGCTGAAAAACAACCTGCAGGTCACGGTGATCTGCCCGCACTTGCACCCTATGCTTGACGACAGCGAGCGAGAGTTAATCGGAGGCTATCACAGCATGACAGTCAAGGTGCCATAG
- a CDS encoding chitobiase/beta-hexosaminidase C-terminal domain-containing protein: protein MTFQHLSGYGRASTLARITAVIAALVLVLNVVASAPIRAYAAPIPGACNCVIFRLDDIQDSWLNTVQNAVMDQFIAKNEKLTVGVIMNFIGTDTSVINKVRDGARSGNFEIASHAWNHVDHSKMTFQEQNSTLQQANEKMVTLWGTSPVTFIAPYNAYNNATLDALKSLKMKVLSAEFDQELPGIYDPDNPDSESNKVYRAIPGSNITDSRGIYHLPETIGFYNYETPEGVKNSVNTILSRINSTISSYGYAVVTLHPQDFAAKDANQVPLKPPQVNSAEIADLNTILDTVKAYGYTTKTFSEVLNLPPPPVIDSVPPVLTPPQDIHRVSNSSRTQIDDLGVYSVSDNSDPNPNVTKDVPPEGFPQGTTKVTWTATDKSGNSVQAFQYVTVRATADNVRPTIAITEPQKNSHVGGPLTGVNIPVKGQARDSETGIKIVEVRTNGTAYKTATPGAPGNWTTWSFELPITKPAAYNVTARATDFWGNFLWDYSLVTVTLGGTVDTKAPVFTIPPQDIQKEATGILTPISPGELGVGTVKATDDTDQNPVIVNDAPGGSEGSGFRVGVTIVHWNATDASKNVATWNQTVTIVAPSPVLPLPKAGAYNAPQTVKLTSLQEGSTIHYTTNGSTPTKNSTTYSGPIQISKSTDLKVVLVDPQDKLGNVTTLSYIIDTTAPTVSAAPVGGTYATAQSVILAPSETNNTKIYYTTDGSTPTTANTEYVTAISIGSTTTLKFVAKDSVGNLGPVVTESYVITIPSSGGGGGGGGGGGGGGGGGGGGGNSGGSVIIGGGVYTYPDSHFVQYPLDKIKFVNFGVVNPQNSNVVLTSATAGQQLDIYATFKNYQNNPQNYVYITQVEKDGVTIKIDWQTGAVDTGQTEIATRSWTPDEPGDYVVKVFVWDQLSGSPVALSEVGTSRISVTGPATTAAVATPQL, encoded by the coding sequence ATGACCTTTCAACATCTGTCTGGCTACGGCAGAGCCAGCACCCTGGCCAGGATCACCGCAGTGATAGCCGCCTTGGTGCTAGTTCTTAACGTCGTGGCTTCAGCCCCCATCCGTGCATACGCCGCCCCAATCCCGGGTGCGTGCAACTGTGTTATTTTTAGACTTGACGACATACAGGACAGCTGGCTTAACACTGTCCAGAATGCAGTCATGGACCAGTTTATCGCCAAGAATGAAAAGCTGACTGTTGGCGTCATAATGAACTTTATCGGAACCGACACGTCGGTGATAAACAAGGTGAGAGACGGTGCTCGAAGCGGCAACTTTGAGATCGCAAGCCACGCGTGGAACCACGTCGACCATTCAAAAATGACTTTCCAAGAGCAGAACTCTACGTTACAGCAAGCAAACGAAAAAATGGTCACGCTCTGGGGTACAAGTCCAGTAACCTTCATTGCACCATACAATGCCTACAATAACGCTACTCTCGACGCGCTCAAGAGCCTCAAAATGAAGGTACTAAGCGCAGAATTTGACCAAGAGCTTCCAGGCATATACGACCCCGATAACCCAGACAGCGAAAGCAACAAGGTGTACAGGGCGATACCCGGCTCTAACATCACGGACTCGCGAGGCATATACCACCTTCCAGAAACAATCGGCTTTTACAATTATGAAACTCCAGAAGGCGTCAAGAATTCAGTAAACACAATCCTTAGCAGAATTAACAGCACGATTTCCTCATACGGATATGCCGTCGTGACCCTTCACCCACAGGACTTTGCAGCAAAGGATGCAAACCAAGTTCCACTCAAGCCGCCTCAAGTTAACAGCGCGGAAATTGCCGACCTGAACACAATCCTTGATACTGTCAAGGCCTATGGTTACACTACAAAGACCTTCTCAGAGGTTCTCAATCTCCCTCCACCTCCAGTAATTGACAGCGTTCCGCCTGTTCTTACGCCTCCTCAAGATATACATAGAGTTTCAAATAGCTCGCGTACCCAGATAGACGATCTTGGAGTTTATTCAGTATCAGACAATTCGGATCCTAATCCTAATGTTACGAAAGACGTACCGCCAGAGGGATTTCCACAAGGAACCACCAAAGTAACTTGGACGGCGACTGATAAATCCGGCAATTCGGTTCAAGCATTTCAGTACGTAACAGTCCGCGCAACTGCCGATAATGTCAGGCCCACAATTGCTATCACCGAGCCCCAGAAGAACAGTCATGTGGGTGGACCTTTAACCGGGGTAAACATACCAGTAAAGGGGCAAGCGAGGGATAGTGAAACTGGAATAAAAATAGTTGAGGTGAGGACCAATGGTACTGCCTATAAAACGGCCACTCCTGGCGCTCCTGGAAACTGGACCACCTGGTCTTTTGAACTGCCCATCACCAAGCCTGCCGCCTACAACGTTACTGCCAGAGCTACCGACTTTTGGGGTAATTTCCTATGGGATTATTCCCTTGTCACCGTAACTCTTGGCGGCACAGTTGATACCAAAGCTCCAGTGTTCACAATTCCTCCTCAAGACATTCAAAAGGAAGCCACGGGTATACTGACCCCTATTTCGCCGGGTGAGCTTGGAGTAGGCACTGTCAAAGCCACTGACGATACTGACCAAAACCCCGTCATTGTCAACGATGCACCTGGCGGTTCAGAAGGCTCTGGCTTCCGTGTGGGAGTCACGATTGTCCATTGGAATGCAACTGATGCCTCTAAAAACGTTGCAACGTGGAACCAGACAGTCACCATAGTCGCCCCTTCACCAGTGCTACCGTTGCCAAAAGCTGGAGCGTACAACGCTCCGCAAACCGTCAAGCTGACGTCATTACAGGAGGGCTCGACAATCCACTACACTACCAACGGCTCGACACCAACCAAAAACAGTACCACCTATAGCGGGCCAATACAAATATCTAAGAGCACTGACCTGAAGGTCGTTCTGGTCGACCCGCAAGACAAACTTGGCAACGTCACAACCCTGTCGTACATCATTGACACTACGGCTCCAACAGTGTCAGCTGCACCTGTCGGCGGAACCTATGCTACAGCCCAGTCCGTCATCCTTGCGCCGAGCGAGACCAATAACACCAAGATCTACTACACCACCGACGGCTCTACACCTACAACAGCCAACACAGAGTATGTCACGGCGATATCAATAGGATCAACTACGACACTCAAGTTCGTCGCCAAAGACAGCGTCGGCAACCTTGGCCCTGTTGTTACAGAGAGCTATGTCATCACCATCCCAAGCAGCGGCGGCGGAGGTGGCGGCGGGGGAGGTGGAGGAGGCGGCGGTGGCGGTGGTGGTGGCGGAGGAAACTCTGGCGGCAGCGTCATCATAGGCGGCGGAGTCTACACCTACCCAGACTCGCACTTTGTGCAATACCCGCTGGACAAGATCAAGTTCGTCAACTTTGGTGTTGTCAATCCGCAGAACAGCAACGTCGTGCTCACATCGGCCACGGCGGGACAGCAACTGGACATCTATGCCACCTTCAAGAACTACCAGAACAACCCGCAGAACTATGTCTACATAACCCAGGTTGAAAAGGACGGCGTCACTATCAAGATCGACTGGCAGACTGGAGCCGTGGACACTGGACAGACAGAAATAGCGACCAGATCCTGGACACCTGACGAGCCGGGCGACTATGTCGTCAAGGTCTTTGTATGGGATCAGTTGAGCGGGTCTCCTGTCGCGCTGTCTGAGGTGGGCACCTCCAGAATCTCTGTGACAGGACCTGCTACTACTGCGGCGGTGGCGACGCCGCAACTATAG
- the ppa gene encoding inorganic diphosphatase — MALVDTLKAGKNPPEEINVVIEIPKGSNIKYEIDDETGALFVDRKLFTAMFYPCNYGFVPQTEEKDGDPVDVLVLGNDPVVPSSVIRANPVGVLITADEEGEDAKVVAVPVAKVDPSFSDVKDIQNVPQHIQDQIKHFFEHYKELEKGKYVKVKGWENKESAKKKITEAMERYKKKDEK; from the coding sequence TTGGCGCTTGTAGACACACTCAAGGCAGGCAAGAACCCGCCGGAAGAGATAAACGTCGTAATCGAGATCCCAAAGGGCAGCAACATCAAGTACGAGATAGACGACGAGACTGGCGCGCTCTTTGTTGACCGCAAGCTGTTCACCGCGATGTTTTACCCGTGCAACTATGGCTTTGTGCCGCAGACAGAGGAAAAGGACGGCGACCCTGTCGATGTACTGGTTTTGGGAAACGATCCCGTGGTGCCGTCGTCTGTCATCCGCGCAAACCCTGTCGGCGTGCTCATAACCGCTGACGAGGAAGGCGAGGACGCCAAGGTGGTGGCGGTGCCTGTCGCAAAGGTGGACCCGTCGTTTTCCGACGTCAAGGACATCCAGAACGTGCCCCAGCACATCCAGGACCAGATAAAGCACTTTTTTGAGCACTACAAGGAGCTTGAAAAAGGCAAGTACGTCAAGGTCAAGGGCTGGGAGAACAAGGAATCAGCCAAGAAAAAGATAACCGAAGCGATGGAACGGTACAAAAAGAAAGACGAAAAGTAA
- a CDS encoding tRNA (adenine-N1)-methyltransferase, with protein MKIQEGSYVLLFHTSRKKWLTKVTPDKKIHTHLGIIDVGATIGMEYGSVIRTTEGKVVFLIEPTTHDFIMKSERRTQIVYPKDLGFIAARTGMKNGSKILEIGTGSAAAATFFASIVKPEGHIYSFDVNPDFMEIAKRNLEKAGMADYVTLNHHDPHEGVDVREADIAIVDLGDPWTVLDQVHDALKGSGAFVAICPTMNQIEKTATELKKSGYADIESIELLIRTMEAREGMTRPSMRMIGHTTYLVFARKVQKKAEAPSEEPEEEGEEGIE; from the coding sequence TTGAAGATCCAGGAAGGCTCGTACGTACTCTTGTTTCACACGTCGCGCAAAAAGTGGCTGACGAAGGTGACGCCTGACAAGAAAATCCACACGCACCTCGGGATCATTGACGTTGGCGCCACGATAGGCATGGAGTACGGGTCCGTGATAAGGACGACGGAAGGAAAGGTCGTCTTTCTGATCGAGCCTACGACCCACGACTTTATCATGAAGTCAGAGCGCAGGACGCAAATCGTCTATCCAAAGGACCTTGGCTTCATAGCCGCGCGCACCGGCATGAAAAACGGCTCCAAGATACTGGAGATAGGCACGGGGAGCGCAGCTGCGGCGACTTTTTTTGCAAGCATCGTCAAGCCGGAAGGCCACATTTACAGTTTTGACGTCAATCCCGACTTTATGGAGATAGCAAAGCGCAATCTGGAAAAGGCCGGCATGGCCGACTATGTGACATTGAACCACCACGACCCGCACGAAGGCGTCGACGTGAGGGAGGCAGACATCGCCATCGTCGACCTTGGCGACCCCTGGACGGTGCTTGATCAGGTGCACGACGCGCTGAAGGGAAGCGGCGCGTTTGTCGCCATCTGCCCGACCATGAACCAGATAGAGAAGACGGCTACAGAGCTGAAAAAGAGCGGCTATGCCGACATCGAGTCGATAGAGCTCTTGATACGCACGATGGAGGCGCGCGAGGGCATGACAAGGCCGTCGATGCGCATGATAGGGCACACCACCTACTTGGTCTTTGCAAGGAAGGTGCAGAAAAAGGCAGAGGCCCCTTCTGAAGAGCCCGAAGAAGAAGGGGAAGAAGGGATAGAATAG
- a CDS encoding NUDIX hydrolase, producing the protein MQKEELLRHLGGALTKKGVHMPQDATTSIPAAVLVIIHYHHRKVPYVFLTKRSAGLRSHSSEISFPGGRHAEGDATLLETALRETQEEIGIVFSPSDIAGSLQVVRTMTSNHYIVPFVTVQDMLPRYRVSAHEVEEVLDAPLIETLRTIEPDTEHYRLSKNAYRFTYRGNVIWGATARIMKQLYDSLIRPS; encoded by the coding sequence GTGCAAAAGGAGGAGCTCCTGCGGCATCTTGGCGGCGCGCTGACAAAAAAGGGCGTGCACATGCCGCAGGACGCCACGACCTCGATACCGGCGGCGGTGCTGGTCATAATCCACTACCACCACAGAAAAGTGCCGTACGTCTTTTTGACAAAGAGGAGCGCGGGGCTGAGGTCGCACAGCAGCGAAATCTCTTTTCCCGGCGGCAGGCACGCAGAAGGCGACGCTACACTCCTTGAAACCGCGCTGCGGGAGACGCAGGAGGAGATAGGAATCGTGTTTTCGCCCAGCGACATTGCAGGAAGCCTGCAGGTCGTCAGGACCATGACTTCAAACCACTACATCGTGCCGTTTGTGACCGTGCAGGACATGCTACCGCGCTACCGCGTCTCTGCGCACGAGGTCGAGGAAGTGCTTGACGCCCCCTTGATAGAAACGCTCAGGACAATAGAGCCGGACACCGAGCACTATCGCCTGTCAAAGAACGCGTACAGGTTCACGTACAGGGGAAACGTCATCTGGGGCGCGACTGCGCGCATCATGAAGCAGTTGTACGACTCACTCATCAGACCGTCGTAA